Below is a genomic region from Candidatus Omnitrophota bacterium.
TACCCCGCATGGGTCCCACGTTTGGAGGGATGCTCTTCTCCGGCAGGAAGGCGGCAGGAGAGATAATAAAAAGATTGACCTAATCCCGAACAAAATATTTTAAATAAAGAGTTGACATATCTCAAAAATGGTGTATACTCTACTATGTTAGTAGAGATAGTAGATATGGGAGGTTACTATGCGAGTAACATATAGAGGAGATTATGCCCTTAAGGCAGTTCTCGATTTGGCCCTGAACTATGGCAAAGATGTAGTGACGATCCATGAGTTGGCCAAACACATAGACGCGCCTATCAAGTTCCTGGAACAGGTCCTGCTGGATCTGAAGAAGGGCGGTTTTGTGGAGTCCAGGCGCGGCAGTGTAGGCGGCTATTTATTATCCAGGCCGCCCGGTAAGATAACGGTGGGAGAGGTGATAAGATTTATCGATGGTCCCATAGAGCCCGTTTCATGCGCAAGACAGGGATATTCCAACTGTGGCGATATGCATAAATGTGCGTTTAGAAAGGTGTGGCAGGATGTCACTAAGGCGACTTCAGATATTATCGACAACGTGACTTTTGAAGCCCTGGCTTTCGAGGTCAGTATGGCCCAACAAATACCGGCTTATTCTATTTAGAGGAACAGCGAGATGACAGTTTATTCTTACAGTATGATGATGTGTAGTATGGACATGCGATGCCCTCGCGGCGCGGAGGGACATTTTATGCGATAGAGTGTATTATCACATAGGAATGATCAACCCGCTGCTTGAGGGCAAATTGTAAAGCAGCGGGTTTTTTGTTGAAAATAAATGATATAGATTGTGAGCAGTAGAAATGAGGAGGGCTTTTCGTGATTTTTGATAAGCATTGGCGCAGCATAGCTAAAGCCGCATCCTGGAGGTTGACCGGTACAATCGATACAATAGTTGTATCGTGGATTATTACAGGTCATTTCAAGATGGCGCTTTCGATCGGGTTCGTCGAAGTTTTTACGAAGATAACCTTGTATTATCTCCATGAGCGGTTCTGGAACAGGGTGAAGGCTGGACGTGTCGTTGCCGACTATCAAATATAAAAAGGAGGATAAGATGAGTATTTTGGACAATAAATATGATTTGAAGCATCTGGTGGAAACATTGAACTTCAAAGAAAAGGTGGAAAGATCAAAGCAGTTGATAAAGGAAGCCTATGCGCGTTATGGCGATGGGCTCGTGGTAGCGAATTCGCTAGGAAAGGATTCCGTCGCCGTATGGGACCTTGCAAAACGGGTGAATACAAAAATACGAGGGTTTATTGTCACAACAAGGTTTAAGCCTAAAGAAACAGTGCGGTTCATGGATGAGATCGTAAAAAAATACCCTGAGACGAAGGTGTATAAGAACGATCTTCCGATTGCGGATAAGCTCTACGAAACCGATCCGGACAGGTGTTGCGATATATTGAAAGTAGAACCGGTAAAACGCGCAATAGAGGAGATGGGTGTCAATTGTTGGGTTACGGGCCTTCGTTGCACCGAGGGAAGGACGCGCACCGATTTCCAGGAGGTAGAGGAGAGAGATAAGGGGTTGATAAAGCTCAATCCGATACTGATCTGGAAAGAACGGGAGGTCTGGCAGTATCTGGCTCTCTACAGGGTGCCCGTTAATCAGCTTTACGCGGAAGGCTACCGGTCACTCGGCTGCTCTCCGTGTACCAAGATCACGAACGACGACAACGAGCGCGCCGGCCGCTGGATAGGTACATCGAAGTGCGGTGGCGAGTGCGGTATACATACTAGACCTTTGAAATCAAGGAAATGATTGAATGAAATGCTATCCGATAGCGGTAAAGATAAACGATAAGAAAGCTATAGTGGCCGGAGGAGGAAAGATCGCGACACGCAAAGCCTTGTCACTGATAAGTGCCGGCGCTTGCGTTACGGTAATCGCGCCCGAAACAACGGAAAGACTGCGCGGTCTGGTAAAAATGGGCCGTATCAAATGGGTAAGACGGCTGGTCAAGAGACAGGACGTGAAAAGTGCGTATATGGTGATAGCGGCCACGTCGGACAAACTTGTTAACAGAGAAGTGAGCGCATGGGCGCGCGAAGAAAGAATGCTGGTAAATGCAGTGGACGATCCGAAGTGGAGCAATTTCGTATCACCGGCCGTGTTAAAGAAAAAGAGAGCGATAGTAGCTGTTTATACTGATGGGAGGGATCCGGTATTGAGCCGGGATCTCAAAAATTTTCTGAAGGAGCACTGGGATGTATTTCTATCTTATAGGAATAGACCACAAAATAGCGCCCATTGATATACGGGAAGCCGTATACTGGAAACGGGCAGAGATAAACGGATTTTTGGCGGAACATACCAAGGGCCGCGCAGAAACATTTTCTACCTGCAACCGTTTTGAGGTCTACGGCACTGCCGAGAACGCCGCTGATGTAGAAAAGACGGCCAATGCTTTAAAAAGCCGCTTCGCTCCGCTCTTTAAAAGGGCCTATGTTTCCTATGGCGAAAATAACGTTTTAAGGCATTTGGTGCGTCTTGCCGCAGGCCTTGAGTCCGAGATCACGGGAGAGCTACAGATATATAGACAGATAGGCACCTGGGCAGGCCGGCAGGATTTCCCCGAAGCCTTAGGCAACCTGGTACACGATGCATTGTTGGCAGCCCATGATATAAGGATGAAGAACGGGCTGAATAAGCCTGAAAAAAATATAGCAGTTCTTATATATGACAGGATACTGACAGAGCTGGAGCTTGATAGGCCTTTAAATATAATCGTGATAGGTACGGGAAATATCGCAGCTCTCTTTACCGAATATAAGCCGCACTACGCAAGGCTCTCTTTTGCGGCACGCAAGAATATCCTAAAGGCCTCCGGCCTTGCGGAAATGTCCGGCGGTGCCTCATTTTTCTTAAAAGAATTGCCAGGCCGCCTTGTGGATGCAGATGTTTTAATAAGTGCTACGGCAAGCCCGCACAGGATTTTGGGTAAGAACTATTTTTTGAAGATAGCGATGTTGCGCAAAAAGGACTTATATGTTTACGATCTCGCGCTGCCACGCGACATAGAGCCTGCTGTAAAGGATGTAGAGAGGATCGTATTGAGAAACATGGATGAGGTAACTTTAAATGCTGACGTTAAAAATAGGCACGCGTCCGAGTCCTTTAGCCGTTAAACAGGTTGAAGAGATAAAATCTCTTTTGCCGTCCGTGCGTTTCGAGGTGATGAGGATTAAAACGCGCGGGGACACGGACAAGACCTCATCTCTGGCCGGCAGGGAGGACAGTGACTTCTTCACGCGCGAGATCGAAGAGGCCCTACTGGATGGCCGGATCGACGCGGCGGTGCACAGCGCCAAGGATCTTGAGACTGTAATGCCCCGCAA
It encodes:
- a CDS encoding DUF2061 domain-containing protein, translated to MIFDKHWRSIAKAASWRLTGTIDTIVVSWIITGHFKMALSIGFVEVFTKITLYYLHERFWNRVKAGRVVADYQI
- a CDS encoding Rrf2 family transcriptional regulator gives rise to the protein MRVTYRGDYALKAVLDLALNYGKDVVTIHELAKHIDAPIKFLEQVLLDLKKGGFVESRRGSVGGYLLSRPPGKITVGEVIRFIDGPIEPVSCARQGYSNCGDMHKCAFRKVWQDVTKATSDIIDNVTFEALAFEVSMAQQIPAYSI
- a CDS encoding phosphoadenylyl-sulfate reductase, with translation MSILDNKYDLKHLVETLNFKEKVERSKQLIKEAYARYGDGLVVANSLGKDSVAVWDLAKRVNTKIRGFIVTTRFKPKETVRFMDEIVKKYPETKVYKNDLPIADKLYETDPDRCCDILKVEPVKRAIEEMGVNCWVTGLRCTEGRTRTDFQEVEERDKGLIKLNPILIWKEREVWQYLALYRVPVNQLYAEGYRSLGCSPCTKITNDDNERAGRWIGTSKCGGECGIHTRPLKSRK
- a CDS encoding bifunctional precorrin-2 dehydrogenase/sirohydrochlorin ferrochelatase, with protein sequence MKCYPIAVKINDKKAIVAGGGKIATRKALSLISAGACVTVIAPETTERLRGLVKMGRIKWVRRLVKRQDVKSAYMVIAATSDKLVNREVSAWAREERMLVNAVDDPKWSNFVSPAVLKKKRAIVAVYTDGRDPVLSRDLKNFLKEHWDVFLSYRNRPQNSAH